The following DNA comes from Planctomycetota bacterium.
GTCAGGCGTTTCATGTCCTTCGGCACGAGGTTTCCGACGACGCTGATGACACCCTGGGCGCCGACGGCCATGAGCGGCAGCGTGAGCGAATCGTCGCCCGAGAGCACCACGAGGTCGCACTGCGCGAGAATCTCGCTCGCTTGGTCCATCGAGCCCGTCGCTTCCTTGACGGCGACGATCTGCGGCAACTCCGCCAGCCGTGCCACCGTCGCCGGCGCCAGCGACACCCCTGTGCGCCCCGGAATGTTGTAAAGGACCATCGGCAGGTCCACCGCCTCCGCAATGGCCGCAAAGTGCCGGTACAGCCCTTCCTGGGTCGGTTTGTTGTAGTAGGGGCAGACCTGGAGTGAGCCGTCGGCCCCGACGTCCTTCGCGTACCGGGTAAGGTGAATGGCCTCGGCGGTCGCGTTGCCGCCTGTGCCGGCGACGACCGGAATCCGCCCCGCCGACCGCTCGACCACCGTCTTGACGATCTTCTGGTGCTCAGCAACGTCCACGGTCGGACTTTCGCCGGTCGTTCCGACGGGCACGAGTCCCTCCGTGCCTTGCTCGACGTGCCAATCCACCAGCCGTTCGATTCGCCCGTAGTCCACCTGACCGTTCTTAAACGGTGTCACTAGGGCGACCAGCATTCCGGTGAACATGGTCGGCTCCTCTCGAAGTCCGCTTCGGTGCCTATTTTAGCGTCCGGCGGGGCATTGTCCAGTTTATACAGGTGGCGGAGGTTCGCGACGAACCCCCAAAAATACGGAGCCGGACCGGCCCCGTGCCGATCCGGCTCCCTGCCCGACTGCCAACGTCCTGCGATCCGAACCTCCTATTGAGGGCCCAGCCCCGATGGCTAGAGCCCGAGTTCCTCCATCAAGCGCCGCACGGTCCCCTCGATCCGCTCCGGCGTTTCAAACCGTCCTTCCGCGATGAGTTCGCGCATCTGCTGGACTTTCTCAAACCGGATGTCAGGCATCCGGCTGATTCTCTCCAGGAGGCGCAGCGTCTCCGCCATGTCCGGCGTACTGCCCATCGGTGGGGGCGTCGCCTCACTGTAAGGGGCTTCCTCGGGGATGCTCTGCCTCATCAGTTTCCGGCGGTCTTGGCTCATCTGGCGCTCCCGTTCGTGCCTACGATTCCCGGTTTCGTTCGAGGCGTGGGTCAGCCAACGATGTTCCGGGTGCTGCCTCTTCGGTGCGTCTCGGGATGCGCGTCGCACTGATGCGCGCTCCGTCCATCCTATCGGCGTGCAGAATGGGCGACTTGAGGCACGCGCAGAGACCAGGCGAAAGTGCCTAAGCCATTGTATAATAAAAACTTAGAAAGATTTCTCTTGCCGATTCTTGCGGATTCTCAAAGGAATTTTTTGGCCATGATGCACCCTATCCCTTTCGCCGGTTTTTCTAGATTACCTAGTTTAACATTGGGC
Coding sequences within:
- the dapA gene encoding 4-hydroxy-tetrahydrodipicolinate synthase; protein product: MFTGMLVALVTPFKNGQVDYGRIERLVDWHVEQGTEGLVPVGTTGESPTVDVAEHQKIVKTVVERSAGRIPVVAGTGGNATAEAIHLTRYAKDVGADGSLQVCPYYNKPTQEGLYRHFAAIAEAVDLPMVLYNIPGRTGVSLAPATVARLAELPQIVAVKEATGSMDQASEILAQCDLVVLSGDDSLTLPLMAVGAQGVISVVGNLVPKDMKRLTDAMLAGDVAAAQEAHRRLFPLCRVLFIETNPIPVKTAMKMVGLLESDEKRLPMTDLSPEHAEALKKELEEYGLL
- a CDS encoding flagellar biosynthesis anti-sigma factor FlgM: MSQDRRKLMRQSIPEEAPYSEATPPPMGSTPDMAETLRLLERISRMPDIRFEKVQQMRELIAEGRFETPERIEGTVRRLMEELGL